From Rhodovastum atsumiense, a single genomic window includes:
- a CDS encoding acetoacetate--CoA ligase produces MSVPCYSPSQSAVRSSQLTAFIRHCSKATGQKFATYQDFDRFAVNDYCAFWHNFLTWSAPLIAGEAEPVCTEDDIEHALFFPRLALNYAENLLAGEDSALAIIACHAGRPAERITRGDLRQRVQRAAAGLSELGVGAGDRVVAIAYNDADAVIACLAAATLGATFSAAAPDMGAHAILNRFGQLAPVVLFAHTEQRPGNRLNETLADVVAGLPSLRAVVALGDSEPPSLGNSPVYRLVDLIACSEPLVAWEKFAFNHPLFIMFSSGTTGAPKCIIHGAGGTLLEHLKEHRLHCDLRAGERMFFQTSCAWMMWNWLLTALASRVTIVLYDGPVDHPRTLWSIVAEHDVDVFGTSPAFLRLCQSAEWSPIERHVLNRLRAVLSTGAVLHDVQFDWVLQHVKRVPLQSISGGTDIIGCFVLGNPNLPVWRGEAQCRSLALAVDAAGAEPGEVGELVCRTPFPSRPLGFFGDSDGSRFHDAYFSQNPGIWTHGDRISLTPHGSARLHGRSDGVLNVRGLRLGTAEIYSALQDIPELLETMVVEQEMPDTTVGSRIVLLAVLRPEASLTSDLSLRIRRHIAQRIAAAFVPAVILDVASLPTTHSGKPSEAAARDAVNGRQARNRAALRNPECLDAIAGHSRLHPSFAGNPEDRRDRTTEEALQDIWSRAFGLEDIGLNDDFFDLGGDSLLAVQVCTGIEKVFGYDVPIGTLLRASTIAALARVIDEGIVWQGDSPMVTLREGSGRPLFLLHSMSGNVFEWQPLVARLKSDRPIEAIQARGLNPAATPCDSIEAMAEDYVTLIRARQQKGPYSLLGFSMGGLLAYEIALQLLKMGETVEFVGLIDTDVQDGALPFAEKWRFRRDRLLDIGARIAAMHAAGGIGRIWQRVRHGLIQAPVALDGPPGKEGLELPPLLHRVRVACAQAWAKYDPPHYPGEVVLFYALERRPRYADPLPAWRQRVADLRVINIPAGHWTIMTEPNVAALANEINVCLRDGAIAPEESVASNASHELQATGA; encoded by the coding sequence ATGTCGGTTCCCTGCTATTCCCCCAGCCAATCCGCCGTACGGTCTTCGCAGTTGACGGCCTTCATCCGCCACTGCAGTAAGGCGACCGGGCAGAAGTTCGCCACGTACCAGGACTTCGATCGGTTCGCCGTGAACGATTACTGCGCCTTCTGGCACAACTTCCTCACCTGGTCGGCGCCCCTCATCGCCGGAGAGGCCGAGCCGGTCTGCACAGAAGATGACATTGAACATGCGCTCTTTTTCCCTCGACTTGCACTGAATTATGCAGAAAATCTGTTGGCCGGTGAGGATTCTGCCCTCGCCATCATCGCCTGCCATGCCGGTCGTCCAGCCGAGCGAATCACCCGTGGCGATTTGCGGCAACGCGTGCAACGTGCAGCCGCTGGACTTTCCGAGCTTGGCGTCGGTGCTGGCGACCGCGTGGTCGCAATTGCCTACAACGATGCGGATGCCGTCATCGCCTGCCTCGCGGCCGCCACGCTCGGCGCGACGTTTTCAGCCGCCGCCCCGGATATGGGGGCGCATGCAATACTCAATCGCTTTGGCCAGTTGGCACCGGTGGTATTGTTTGCTCACACCGAGCAACGCCCGGGGAACCGTCTGAATGAAACCTTGGCCGATGTCGTTGCCGGATTGCCGTCGCTGCGTGCCGTGGTCGCGCTTGGCGATAGTGAACCGCCATCGCTCGGCAACTCCCCTGTCTACCGCTTGGTTGATCTGATCGCATGCAGCGAACCACTCGTAGCTTGGGAAAAATTCGCTTTCAACCATCCTTTGTTCATCATGTTTTCATCCGGGACCACCGGAGCGCCGAAATGCATCATTCATGGCGCCGGAGGGACCCTGCTTGAGCATTTGAAGGAACATCGGCTGCATTGCGATCTGCGCGCAGGCGAGCGGATGTTTTTCCAGACTTCCTGCGCATGGATGATGTGGAACTGGCTGCTGACGGCATTGGCAAGCCGCGTCACCATTGTCCTGTATGATGGACCCGTCGACCATCCAAGGACACTGTGGAGCATCGTCGCCGAACACGATGTCGACGTTTTTGGTACCAGTCCTGCATTTCTCAGACTTTGCCAATCCGCTGAATGGTCGCCGATCGAACGGCACGTGTTGAACAGGCTGCGCGCGGTGCTCAGCACCGGAGCCGTTCTGCACGACGTACAATTTGATTGGGTTCTGCAGCACGTGAAGCGTGTGCCGTTGCAGTCAATTTCCGGAGGCACCGATATCATCGGCTGCTTCGTGTTGGGCAATCCCAATCTACCGGTCTGGCGCGGTGAAGCACAATGCCGCAGCCTGGCCCTGGCCGTGGATGCGGCTGGCGCCGAACCAGGCGAGGTCGGGGAGTTGGTCTGCCGCACGCCGTTTCCATCGCGCCCGCTCGGCTTTTTCGGTGACAGTGACGGCAGCCGCTTCCATGATGCCTATTTCAGCCAGAATCCAGGCATTTGGACTCATGGTGATCGCATCTCTTTGACGCCGCACGGCTCCGCACGCCTCCACGGGCGCAGTGACGGCGTGCTGAACGTGCGGGGCCTTCGCCTTGGCACTGCGGAAATCTATTCAGCACTGCAGGATATTCCCGAGTTGCTCGAAACCATGGTCGTCGAGCAGGAGATGCCCGATACCACGGTTGGCAGCCGCATCGTTCTCCTTGCCGTGCTGCGGCCCGAAGCGTCACTCACCAGCGATCTCTCGCTTCGGATCCGTCGGCATATCGCTCAGCGCATCGCTGCTGCCTTTGTCCCCGCGGTGATCCTGGATGTTGCCAGCCTGCCCACGACCCATAGCGGCAAGCCATCGGAAGCGGCGGCACGTGATGCGGTCAACGGGCGGCAGGCACGCAATCGGGCGGCATTGCGCAATCCAGAGTGTCTTGACGCAATCGCTGGCCATTCACGCCTGCACCCCAGCTTTGCCGGAAATCCGGAAGACCGTCGCGATCGGACGACGGAGGAAGCCCTTCAGGATATCTGGTCGCGAGCCTTCGGTCTGGAAGACATCGGTCTGAATGATGACTTTTTCGATCTTGGCGGGGATTCATTGCTTGCCGTGCAGGTCTGTACGGGAATTGAAAAGGTCTTCGGCTATGATGTGCCGATCGGGACCTTGCTGCGTGCCAGCACCATTGCCGCGCTTGCCCGGGTGATTGACGAAGGCATCGTCTGGCAGGGTGACTCGCCAATGGTGACCCTGCGTGAAGGCTCCGGTCGCCCGCTGTTCTTGCTGCACAGCATGTCCGGCAACGTCTTCGAATGGCAACCTTTGGTAGCGCGGTTGAAGTCCGACAGGCCCATTGAGGCTATCCAGGCCCGCGGATTGAATCCAGCTGCTACACCTTGCGATTCCATCGAAGCGATGGCCGAAGATTATGTGACCTTGATTCGCGCCCGGCAGCAAAAGGGTCCTTACTCGCTGCTCGGTTTTTCGATGGGCGGGCTGCTGGCCTATGAAATCGCGCTGCAACTGTTGAAGATGGGTGAGACAGTGGAGTTCGTCGGGCTGATCGACACCGACGTGCAGGATGGTGCTTTGCCATTCGCCGAAAAATGGCGGTTCCGTCGCGATCGACTCCTCGACATCGGCGCCAGAATAGCAGCGATGCACGCAGCCGGTGGAATCGGCAGAATTTGGCAGCGCGTCCGGCATGGATTGATCCAGGCACCCGTTGCCCTGGATGGCCCGCCGGGTAAAGAGGGACTGGAACTACCGCCGCTCCTGCACCGGGTGCGTGTGGCCTGCGCCCAGGCATGGGCAAAATATGACCCCCCGCATTATCCCGGAGAGGTTGTGCTTTTCTACGCACTGGAGCGCCGCCCGCGCTACGCTGATCCTTTGCCGGCCTGGCGCCAACGTGTGGCCGATTTGCGTGTGATCAACATCCCGGCCGGGCACTGGACTATTATGACAGAGCCTAACGTTGCCGCCCTTGCGAATGAAATCAACGTCTGCTTGCGTGATGGAGCCATTGCTCCGGAAGAATCCGTTGCATCGAATGCCTCTCATGAGCTCCAAGCAACCGGAGCATAA
- a CDS encoding Ppx/GppA phosphatase family protein — protein sequence MDLGTNNCRLLVGAPAGDGFRVLDSFSRIVRLGEGLHRTGRLSPDAMERAMAALHGCAARLARRPVRAVRAIATEACRRADNGAEFLDRVRKETGLAIDVITSREEAELALESCSPLLRSGGRRALLFDIGGGSTELAWVRLPDSGRPELIGYVSLPVGVVTLAERFAGSADDPSCFHAMVDDVADRLRPFESVHCIGHEIRQGGVRFLGTSGTVTTLAGIALDLPRYSRPAVDGAVLSRAAATSALDRLRTLGRAGLAAHPCVGPERADFVLPGCAIFAAIHALWPAPEIVVADRGLREGMLLRLIRGERGRGPRPCRGGLSPFPPPRGTLKARA from the coding sequence TTGGATCTTGGCACCAATAATTGCCGGCTCCTGGTAGGGGCCCCCGCCGGCGACGGGTTTCGCGTCCTCGACAGCTTCAGCCGCATCGTCCGCCTCGGCGAAGGACTGCACCGTACCGGCCGCCTCAGCCCCGACGCGATGGAACGCGCCATGGCCGCTCTGCATGGCTGCGCTGCCCGCCTCGCACGCCGCCCCGTCCGCGCTGTCCGCGCCATCGCCACCGAGGCCTGCCGCCGCGCCGATAACGGGGCGGAGTTCCTCGACCGCGTGCGCAAGGAAACCGGACTTGCCATCGACGTCATCACCAGCCGGGAAGAAGCGGAACTCGCGCTGGAAAGTTGCTCCCCGCTGCTGCGCAGCGGCGGCCGTCGCGCCCTGCTGTTCGACATCGGCGGCGGCTCGACCGAACTGGCCTGGGTGCGCCTGCCCGACTCCGGCCGCCCGGAACTGATCGGCTATGTCTCCCTGCCGGTGGGCGTGGTGACCCTGGCCGAACGCTTCGCCGGCAGCGCCGACGACCCGTCCTGCTTTCACGCCATGGTCGACGATGTCGCCGACCGGCTGCGCCCTTTTGAATCAGTGCATTGCATCGGCCACGAGATCCGCCAGGGCGGGGTGCGCTTCCTGGGTACCTCCGGCACGGTCACCACCCTCGCCGGCATCGCCCTCGACCTCCCCCGCTACAGCCGCCCCGCCGTGGACGGGGCCGTGCTTTCGCGCGCCGCCGCCACCAGCGCGCTCGACCGGCTGCGCACGCTCGGCCGCGCCGGGCTGGCCGCGCATCCCTGCGTCGGGCCGGAACGAGCCGACTTCGTGCTGCCCGGCTGCGCCATCTTCGCCGCCATCCATGCGCTCTGGCCGGCACCCGAGATCGTCGTGGCCGATCGCGGGCTGCGCGAGGGCATGCTGCTGCGGCTGATCCGCGGTGAACGCGGGCGCGGACCGCGCCCCTGCCGCGGCGGCCTCTCCCCTTTCCCCCCGCCGCGCGGCACCTTAAAAGCCAGGGCCTGA
- a CDS encoding RlmE family RNA methyltransferase, whose translation MTAQSGKGASPTGGGQRGLSVRLRTARGRSPASQHWLARQLNDPYVAAAKAQGWRSRAAFKLIELDDRFHLIRKGMRVLDLGAAPGGWSQVAVQRGAGTVMGLDLLPIDPVPGASFLLGDFNDPEMPARLQTLLEGQADLVLSDMAPNTTGHAATDHLRIVALAELALDFALQVLAPGGGFVAKVFQGGAEKQLLAPMKQAFATVRHAKPAASRKESSELYVVATGFRG comes from the coding sequence ATGACAGCACAATCCGGAAAGGGGGCCTCCCCCACAGGGGGCGGACAGCGCGGCCTGTCCGTACGCCTGCGCACCGCGCGCGGGCGCAGCCCGGCCTCGCAGCACTGGCTCGCACGCCAGCTCAACGACCCCTATGTCGCCGCGGCCAAGGCCCAGGGCTGGCGCTCGCGCGCGGCCTTCAAGCTGATCGAGCTCGACGATCGCTTCCACCTCATCCGCAAGGGCATGCGCGTGCTCGACCTCGGCGCGGCCCCTGGCGGATGGAGCCAGGTGGCGGTGCAACGCGGCGCCGGCACGGTGATGGGGCTCGACCTGCTGCCGATCGACCCCGTACCCGGGGCCAGCTTCCTGCTCGGCGACTTCAACGACCCGGAAATGCCGGCCCGGCTGCAGACCCTGCTGGAGGGCCAGGCCGACCTGGTGCTCTCCGACATGGCTCCCAACACCACCGGACATGCCGCCACCGATCACCTGCGCATCGTGGCGCTGGCGGAACTGGCGCTCGACTTCGCGCTGCAGGTGCTGGCGCCCGGCGGCGGGTTCGTCGCGAAGGTGTTCCAGGGCGGTGCCGAGAAGCAGTTGCTGGCGCCGATGAAACAGGCCTTCGCGACCGTGCGGCACGCCAAGCCGGCGGCCAGTCGCAAGGAAAGCAGCGAGCTCTACGTGGTGGCGACCGGCTTCAGGGGCTGA
- the guaB gene encoding IMP dehydrogenase: protein MAPSDSPSGAVSVAHPDGQELAHLKIAEALAFDDVLVVPAYSQVLPSATNTRTRFTRDISLNIPLVSSAMDTVTEGGMAIAMAQHGGIGVIHKNLDIEEQAAQVRRVKKYESGMVVNPVTIHPDQTLADARALMENHRISGIPVVERGTGRLVGILTNRDVRFATDPAVKVYELMTRENLITVSHGTDAEQARRLLHRHRIEKLLVVDDAYRCVGLITVKDMDKAQAHPLSNKDEMGRLRVAAATGVGEDGYERARALIAAEVDVIVVDTAHGHSAGVLAAVERIKHFSNSVQVVAGNVATPEGALALIEAGADAIKIGIGPGSICTTRVVAGVGVPQFTAVLETSAACRAHDVPAIADGGIRTSGDIVKAIGAGADAVMVGSMLAGTDEAPGEVFLYQGRSYKSYRGMGSIGAMARGSADRYFQQEIKDSLKLVPEGIEGRVPYKGPVSVVLHQMVGGLRAGMGYTGSASVGDLQCNARFRRITGAGLRESHVHDVAITREAPNYRQET from the coding sequence ATGGCCCCCTCCGATTCCCCTTCCGGCGCGGTATCCGTTGCGCATCCTGATGGCCAGGAACTGGCACACCTGAAAATCGCCGAGGCGCTCGCCTTCGACGACGTGCTGGTCGTTCCGGCCTATTCCCAGGTGCTGCCCTCGGCGACCAATACACGCACCCGGTTCACCCGCGACATCTCCCTGAACATCCCGCTGGTCTCCTCGGCCATGGACACCGTCACCGAGGGCGGGATGGCCATCGCCATGGCGCAGCATGGCGGCATCGGCGTGATCCACAAGAACCTCGACATCGAGGAACAGGCCGCCCAGGTGCGCCGGGTGAAGAAGTATGAATCGGGCATGGTGGTGAACCCCGTCACCATCCACCCCGACCAGACCCTGGCCGACGCTCGCGCCCTGATGGAGAACCACCGCATCAGCGGCATCCCCGTGGTCGAGCGCGGCACCGGCCGGCTGGTCGGCATCCTGACCAACCGCGACGTGCGCTTCGCCACCGACCCGGCGGTCAAGGTGTACGAGCTGATGACGCGGGAGAACCTGATCACCGTCAGCCACGGCACCGACGCCGAGCAGGCCCGCCGCCTGCTGCACCGGCACCGCATCGAGAAATTGCTGGTGGTGGACGACGCCTATCGCTGCGTCGGGCTGATCACCGTCAAGGACATGGACAAGGCGCAGGCCCACCCGCTCTCCAACAAGGACGAGATGGGCCGGCTGCGCGTCGCCGCCGCGACCGGCGTGGGCGAGGACGGCTACGAACGCGCCCGCGCGCTGATCGCCGCCGAGGTGGACGTGATCGTGGTCGACACCGCGCATGGCCACTCCGCCGGCGTGCTCGCCGCGGTCGAGCGGATCAAGCATTTCTCCAACTCCGTGCAGGTGGTCGCCGGCAACGTCGCCACGCCGGAAGGCGCGCTGGCCCTGATCGAGGCCGGCGCCGACGCGATCAAGATCGGCATCGGCCCGGGCAGCATCTGCACCACCCGCGTGGTGGCCGGCGTGGGCGTGCCGCAGTTCACCGCCGTGCTGGAAACCTCCGCCGCCTGCCGCGCCCACGACGTGCCCGCGATCGCCGATGGCGGCATCCGCACCTCGGGCGACATCGTCAAGGCGATCGGCGCCGGCGCCGACGCGGTGATGGTGGGCAGCATGCTTGCCGGCACCGACGAAGCCCCCGGCGAGGTCTTCCTCTACCAGGGGCGATCCTACAAGTCGTACCGGGGCATGGGATCGATCGGCGCCATGGCCCGCGGCTCGGCCGACCGCTATTTCCAGCAGGAAATCAAGGACTCGTTGAAACTGGTGCCCGAAGGCATCGAAGGCCGCGTGCCCTACAAGGGCCCCGTCTCGGTGGTGCTGCACCAGATGGTCGGCGGCCTGCGGGCGGGCATGGGCTATACCGGCAGCGCCAGCGTCGGCGACCTGCAGTGCAATGCCCGCTTCCGCCGCATCACCGGCGCGGGCCTGCGCGAGAGCCACGTGCATGACGTCGCGATCACCCGCGAGGCACCGAACTACCGGCAGGAGACCTGA
- a CDS encoding haloacid dehalogenase type II, producing MGLRAVVFDAYGTLLDVHSAMARHAPRLGAQWQALSAEWRSKQLEYTWVRSLAGPTHHQDFAQATDRALDFVAARHGIDDPALLADLRAAYRSLSAYPEVPGVLAALRAKGLGRAILSNGTPAMLAEAVRAAGLDGALDAVLSVESVGVFKPDPRVYRLAAERLGHPTGAMGFASSNAWDAFGARAAGFHVFWINRSGQPDEYGLRGTVCELPDLAALPEKLLT from the coding sequence ATGGGCCTGCGCGCCGTCGTCTTCGACGCCTACGGTACGCTGCTTGACGTGCACTCGGCGATGGCGCGCCACGCGCCACGCCTGGGTGCGCAGTGGCAGGCACTGTCGGCGGAGTGGCGCAGCAAGCAGCTTGAATATACCTGGGTGCGCAGCCTGGCCGGGCCCACACACCACCAGGACTTCGCGCAGGCAACCGACAGGGCGCTGGATTTCGTGGCCGCACGCCACGGCATCGACGACCCGGCGCTGCTTGCCGATCTGCGGGCAGCCTATCGCAGCCTCTCCGCTTATCCGGAAGTGCCCGGGGTCCTGGCGGCATTGCGGGCGAAGGGGCTCGGCCGCGCCATCCTCTCCAACGGCACCCCCGCCATGCTGGCCGAGGCCGTGCGCGCCGCCGGGCTGGACGGCGCGCTCGATGCCGTGCTGAGCGTGGAAAGCGTCGGGGTGTTCAAGCCGGATCCCCGTGTCTATCGGCTTGCCGCCGAGCGGCTTGGCCACCCCACCGGGGCGATGGGATTTGCCTCGTCCAACGCCTGGGACGCGTTCGGGGCACGGGCGGCCGGGTTCCATGTGTTCTGGATCAACCGCTCGGGCCAGCCCGACGAGTACGGCCTGCGCGGCACTGTCTGTGAACTGCCCGACCTTGCGGCGCTGCCGGAGAAATTGCTGACGTGA
- a CDS encoding RsmB/NOP family class I SAM-dependent RNA methyltransferase, with the protein MTPAARIAAAIDLVAEIEAAPRKPADAVANDFFRSRRYIGSSDRRTISDRAWRVLRARRRLEWWLRRAGARPAPRLLVAASLLLEGWTFSGVTQSFSGGQFAPSPLIAAESAVLHPLEGHTLDHPEMPEAVRLEVPDWILPHLRQRFGHDLAAELAAMAGEAPLDLRVNLLKGTRDAARQALAAEGIEAEPTPLSPWGLRIAGRRPVSTGPAFQGGLVEIQDEGSQLVAAMVGAAPGMRVVDWCAGAGGKTLALAMSMDNRGHVTACDVSAHRLEGAVRRLRRAGVHNVERHLVEPGDKWAKRRAGSIDRVLVDAPCTGTGTWRRNPDARLRLQENDLAELRPKQAAILATAAGLVRKGGRLVYATCSVLPEENEEQLRAFLSAHSDFTLVPLADAWALPGPPPGPGPYLALTPRSHGTDGFFAAVLERTA; encoded by the coding sequence GTGACGCCCGCAGCCCGTATCGCCGCCGCCATCGACCTGGTGGCCGAAATCGAGGCGGCGCCGCGCAAGCCGGCCGATGCCGTCGCCAACGATTTCTTCCGCAGCCGCCGCTATATCGGCAGCAGCGACCGCCGCACCATCTCAGACCGCGCCTGGCGCGTGCTGCGCGCACGCAGGCGCCTGGAATGGTGGCTGCGCCGCGCCGGGGCGAGACCGGCGCCGCGACTGCTGGTGGCGGCCTCGCTGCTGCTGGAAGGCTGGACCTTCAGCGGCGTGACCCAGAGCTTCTCGGGCGGACAGTTCGCCCCCTCCCCGCTCATCGCCGCCGAGAGCGCGGTGCTGCACCCGTTGGAAGGCCACACCCTCGACCATCCGGAGATGCCGGAGGCGGTGCGGCTGGAAGTGCCGGACTGGATCCTGCCCCATCTGCGGCAACGCTTCGGCCACGACCTTGCCGCCGAACTGGCGGCGATGGCGGGCGAGGCCCCCCTCGACCTGCGCGTCAACCTGCTCAAGGGCACGCGGGACGCGGCACGGCAGGCGCTGGCCGCCGAAGGCATCGAGGCGGAGCCGACCCCCCTTTCGCCCTGGGGACTGCGCATCGCCGGACGGCGGCCGGTCTCCACCGGACCGGCGTTCCAGGGGGGGCTGGTCGAGATCCAGGACGAGGGCAGCCAGTTGGTGGCGGCGATGGTCGGCGCCGCCCCGGGCATGCGGGTGGTCGACTGGTGCGCGGGCGCCGGCGGCAAGACCCTGGCGCTGGCGATGAGCATGGACAACCGCGGCCACGTCACGGCCTGCGACGTCTCGGCGCACCGACTCGAAGGGGCGGTGCGGCGGCTGCGCCGGGCGGGCGTGCACAACGTGGAACGCCACCTCGTCGAACCGGGCGACAAATGGGCCAAGCGCCGCGCCGGCAGCATCGATCGCGTCCTGGTGGACGCGCCCTGCACCGGCACGGGCACATGGCGCCGCAATCCGGATGCGCGGTTGCGATTGCAGGAAAACGATCTCGCGGAATTGCGCCCGAAACAGGCCGCCATCCTGGCAACGGCGGCCGGTCTGGTTCGCAAGGGCGGCCGGCTGGTCTACGCTACCTGCTCGGTGTTGCCCGAGGAGAACGAGGAACAGTTGCGCGCATTCCTGTCCGCTCATTCCGACTTCACCCTCGTTCCACTGGCCGACGCCTGGGCGCTGCCCGGACCGCCGCCGGGGCCAGGTCCTTATCTGGCGCTGACGCCACGCAGCCATGGGACCGACGGGTTCTTCGCCGCCGTGCTGGAGCGAACGGCGTGA
- a CDS encoding GNAT family N-acetyltransferase, with the protein MIAVRRARVADAAAIGAVHVAAWRSAYAGILPNDYLAGLSARRQAAYYESAIRGGLGVHVGTASGTDAIPPGGPARVIGFVTGGHARQGGATLGEGEIETLYVLDDWRDRGLGRRLVRAAAAHLVSLGCRSAFVWVLRDNPSRWFYERLGGRVAAEAPIQVAGIPLMQTAYVWPSIEKLEQSASSAS; encoded by the coding sequence GTGATCGCCGTCCGCCGGGCGCGCGTGGCTGATGCCGCCGCGATCGGCGCAGTGCACGTCGCGGCCTGGCGGAGCGCCTATGCGGGCATCCTGCCCAACGACTATCTCGCCGGATTATCGGCCCGCCGGCAGGCCGCGTACTACGAATCCGCCATCCGCGGTGGCCTGGGGGTGCATGTCGGCACCGCCTCGGGCACGGATGCGATCCCGCCGGGGGGGCCGGCCCGGGTGATCGGCTTCGTCACCGGTGGGCATGCGCGGCAGGGTGGCGCCACGCTCGGCGAAGGCGAGATCGAGACGCTCTACGTCCTGGACGACTGGCGCGATCGCGGGCTCGGGCGACGGCTGGTGCGGGCGGCGGCGGCGCATCTGGTGTCGCTGGGCTGCCGCTCAGCCTTCGTCTGGGTGCTGCGCGACAACCCCAGCCGCTGGTTCTACGAAAGGCTGGGCGGACGCGTCGCGGCGGAGGCCCCCATCCAGGTCGCGGGCATCCCGCTGATGCAGACGGCGTATGTGTGGCCTTCGATCGAGAAACTGGAACAGTCGGCCTCCTCGGCAAGCTGA